In one window of Cellulophaga sp. HaHa_2_95 DNA:
- a CDS encoding AraC family transcriptional regulator, which produces MKHFKTLSSYLQYLELPRPEHPMLSVFNSKGDGYLPCPKESSPPITNDCYTISFKKFVEGNLSYGRTQYDFTNGALFFISPRQVLQWDNSVIFEQKGFSINFHEDFLKGTELAQRIKKYGFFSYSVNEALHLSPKEERQIESIVENIEIEYQNNQDEFSKDIIISQLDTLLKYANRFYERQFLNRKELSNSLLEQFNHYLYSYFESGKLQENGIPNIEQVANELSVSQRYLSDTLKKETGKTTTEHLHLHLIDEAKNILLQPNKTVSEVAYELGFEYPAYFSRLFKKKEGISPSEYREKYKLN; this is translated from the coding sequence ATGAAACACTTCAAAACCTTATCATCCTATTTACAGTATTTGGAGTTGCCTCGTCCAGAGCATCCAATGTTGAGCGTTTTCAATTCAAAAGGCGATGGCTACCTGCCTTGTCCAAAAGAAAGTTCACCACCAATTACCAACGACTGCTACACCATTAGTTTTAAAAAGTTTGTTGAGGGCAATTTAAGCTACGGTCGCACCCAATATGATTTTACCAATGGTGCATTATTTTTTATTTCACCAAGACAAGTCTTGCAATGGGATAATAGCGTAATTTTTGAACAAAAGGGGTTTTCAATAAACTTTCACGAGGATTTTCTAAAGGGAACGGAATTAGCACAACGAATAAAAAAATATGGTTTCTTCTCATATTCCGTAAATGAAGCTTTGCACCTTTCGCCTAAAGAAGAAAGACAAATAGAGTCCATTGTAGAAAATATTGAAATTGAATATCAAAACAATCAAGACGAGTTTAGTAAAGACATCATCATATCTCAATTGGACACCTTGCTCAAATATGCCAATCGTTTTTATGAAAGGCAGTTTTTAAATCGAAAAGAATTATCCAATAGTTTGTTGGAGCAGTTTAATCATTATTTGTACTCATATTTTGAATCGGGAAAACTACAAGAAAATGGCATTCCAAACATAGAGCAGGTAGCAAACGAACTGTCAGTTTCACAACGATATTTAAGCGATACGCTTAAAAAAGAAACAGGCAAGACCACGACCGAACATCTACACTTGCATCTAATCGATGAAGCAAAAAACATTTTACTGCAACCTAATAAAACTGTATCAGAGGTTGCATATGAATTAGGGTTTGAATATCCAGCCTATTTTTCGAGACTGTTCAAAAAGAAAGAAGGTATAAGTCCATCTGAGTACAGAGAAAAATATAAACTAAACTAA
- a CDS encoding SDR family oxidoreductase, with protein sequence MEANQFGKKGWTPDRIENLNGEVFVVTGTTSGTGFEAAKILLSKGAKVVMLNRNLKKAEDTIAILKQELGRDIEVINIQMDLSKQAAVKKAAEEVLKTVPQIDALICNAAIAQVPKQTLTVDGWESQMGTNYYGNWTLQALLFPLIEKSKGRIVTVGSLGYDMGIKTIKFDDLNWDKDYTPNNAYSQSKLAQIMSMYELQDRLKEAEKTNVKAYACHPGASKTNLISTSGGLMMRIMFYLMMPLTQSAEKGAYPQLMCATEPNLDQKGFYGPTGRSNWVGPVGAHEIKPHAKDKAVATRLWELSEKETGVKWNI encoded by the coding sequence ATGGAAGCAAATCAATTTGGCAAAAAAGGTTGGACACCTGATAGAATCGAAAATTTGAACGGCGAAGTGTTCGTTGTAACAGGTACCACAAGCGGAACAGGATTTGAAGCTGCAAAAATCCTACTTTCAAAAGGTGCAAAAGTGGTAATGCTCAATAGAAACCTAAAAAAAGCGGAAGACACCATCGCTATATTGAAACAAGAATTGGGTAGAGATATTGAAGTAATTAACATTCAAATGGACTTATCTAAACAAGCAGCTGTAAAAAAAGCAGCTGAAGAAGTATTAAAAACAGTTCCTCAAATAGATGCTCTTATTTGTAATGCAGCTATTGCCCAAGTACCTAAACAAACGCTAACTGTAGACGGTTGGGAAAGTCAAATGGGAACGAATTATTACGGAAATTGGACTTTACAAGCGTTGTTGTTCCCACTTATTGAAAAGTCCAAAGGACGAATTGTAACAGTTGGAAGCTTGGGCTATGATATGGGCATCAAAACGATAAAATTTGATGACTTGAATTGGGATAAAGACTACACCCCTAATAATGCTTACAGTCAAAGTAAACTCGCACAGATAATGTCAATGTATGAATTGCAAGACAGATTGAAAGAAGCAGAAAAAACAAATGTTAAAGCATACGCATGTCATCCGGGAGCTTCAAAAACAAATCTAATTAGTACTAGCGGGGGTTTAATGATGCGAATTATGTTTTACCTAATGATGCCATTAACACAATCAGCTGAAAAAGGTGCGTATCCGCAATTAATGTGTGCCACAGAGCCAAATCTTGACCAAAAAGGTTTTTATGGACCAACAGGAAGAAGCAATTGGGTAGGTCCAGTTGGAGCACACGAAATAAAACCTCACGCTAAAGATAAAGCAGTAGCTACAAGACTGTGGGAGCTTTCGGAAAAAGAAACAGGAGTAAAATGGAATATTTAA
- a CDS encoding integrase core domain-containing protein, whose product MPWKVNTTMEQKIEFICEWRTGKYTITELCKSFEISRPTAYKLISRFETQGYEGLKEHSRAPGKHPNATKENIVDCILKLKKKYKLWGAKKIRELLFKELSSQEVPSVVTVHNILKRNGLVCPQKRMRRVKPVFPIFDPESCNEVWSADYKGKFLMGNKIYCHPLTIADSRSRFLFSAKGHYKENLKSAKAEFKRVFRIYGIPKQIHTDNGSPFGSVRAIQRFTQLSYWFIELGISPVFSDPASPQQNGRHERMHRDLKAACAKPSAYDLKAQQRRLNHFVKQYNNVRPHEALDMKTPADIHNFSTRPFPERIPNFEYDTKYKILKVTESGAVRWKSYYWVYVSAALKGKHVAIEELGNGIWKVFYRNVFLGYFDEKHLRNKQQSTRLETNLV is encoded by the coding sequence ATGCCTTGGAAAGTAAACACAACAATGGAGCAAAAAATCGAATTTATTTGTGAATGGCGTACAGGAAAGTATACTATAACAGAATTATGTAAAAGTTTTGAAATCTCTCGACCAACGGCTTATAAGTTGATAAGTCGGTTTGAAACTCAAGGTTATGAAGGTCTAAAAGAGCATTCAAGAGCACCTGGCAAACATCCCAATGCAACCAAAGAGAATATCGTTGATTGTATTCTAAAATTAAAGAAGAAATATAAACTCTGGGGAGCTAAAAAAATTAGAGAGTTATTGTTTAAAGAACTTTCAAGTCAAGAAGTCCCATCTGTGGTTACTGTTCATAATATACTTAAAAGAAACGGATTAGTATGTCCGCAAAAACGGATGAGAAGAGTCAAACCAGTCTTCCCTATATTTGACCCTGAATCATGTAATGAAGTTTGGAGTGCTGACTATAAAGGAAAGTTCTTAATGGGTAATAAAATATATTGCCATCCATTAACAATTGCAGACTCTAGAAGTCGATTTTTATTCTCTGCTAAAGGTCACTATAAAGAAAATTTAAAGTCTGCTAAGGCAGAGTTTAAAAGGGTTTTTAGAATATATGGTATTCCTAAACAAATACACACAGATAATGGTAGCCCTTTTGGTTCTGTAAGGGCAATACAACGTTTTACACAACTCTCCTACTGGTTTATTGAACTAGGTATTAGTCCTGTGTTTTCTGATCCTGCTAGTCCACAACAAAACGGAAGACATGAACGCATGCATCGTGATTTAAAGGCTGCTTGTGCTAAGCCTTCAGCATATGATTTAAAAGCCCAACAAAGACGTTTAAATCACTTTGTAAAACAATATAATAACGTAAGACCACATGAAGCCTTAGATATGAAAACACCTGCTGATATACATAATTTCTCTACTAGACCCTTCCCCGAAAGAATACCCAACTTTGAGTATGACACGAAGTATAAAATACTCAAAGTAACAGAAAGTGGAGCTGTGAGATGGAAATCTTATTATTGGGTATATGTATCCGCTGCTTTAAAAGGTAAACACGTTGCAATTGAAGAACTTGGCAATGGAATTTGGAAAGTGTTTTATAGAAATGTATTTTTAGGTTACTTTGATGAAAAACATCTTAGAAATAAACAACAATCAACAAGGTTAGAAACTAATTTAGTGTAA
- a CDS encoding AraC family transcriptional regulator encodes MKTIHQFKSIREFHNYSNLPKPEHPLISLVDYSKVNYPADSDKIKWVQDFYSIGLKRNVSEKFNYGQQEYDFDEGVFSFVAPQQILTIKINQNIQVNASGWLLLIHPDFLWNTPLAKSIKNYDFFGYDVNEALFLSEKEENIIIELLKNIQREYQSNIDKFSQNIIISQIELLLNYAERYYERQFITRKISNHQILIKLEQTLNNYFNNSETLINGVPSVSQISNDLNLSPNYLSSILKVISGQSTQQHIQNKVIEKAKEKLSTTELSVSEIAYELGFEYPASFSKLFKNKTNFSPIEFRQSFN; translated from the coding sequence ATGAAAACGATACATCAATTTAAATCTATTAGAGAGTTTCATAACTATAGTAATTTACCTAAGCCTGAACATCCACTAATTAGTTTAGTAGATTATAGCAAAGTAAATTACCCTGCAGATTCTGATAAAATTAAATGGGTGCAAGATTTTTATTCTATTGGTTTGAAACGAAATGTAAGTGAGAAATTTAATTATGGACAACAAGAATATGATTTTGATGAAGGTGTATTTTCATTTGTTGCACCACAACAAATATTGACGATTAAAATAAATCAGAACATACAAGTAAACGCGTCTGGGTGGCTACTTCTTATCCATCCAGACTTTCTATGGAATACACCTTTAGCTAAATCTATTAAAAATTATGATTTTTTTGGTTATGATGTGAATGAAGCTCTTTTCCTTTCTGAAAAAGAAGAAAATATTATTATAGAACTATTAAAAAATATACAAAGAGAATATCAATCTAATATTGACAAATTCAGTCAGAATATTATCATTTCACAAATTGAGTTATTGCTCAATTATGCTGAACGTTATTACGAGAGGCAATTTATTACAAGAAAAATTAGCAATCATCAAATTCTAATAAAACTTGAACAAACATTAAACAACTATTTTAACAATAGCGAGACACTTATTAATGGAGTTCCTTCTGTTTCACAAATTTCAAATGATTTAAATCTGTCGCCTAATTACCTAAGTAGCATATTAAAAGTAATTAGTGGACAAAGTACACAACAACACATTCAGAATAAGGTAATTGAAAAAGCGAAAGAGAAATTATCAACTACAGAATTAAGCGTGAGTGAAATTGCTTATGAATTAGGCTTTGAATATCCTGCTTCATTTAGTAAACTGTTTAAAAATAAAACTAATTTCTCCCCTATTGAATTTAGACAATCTTTTAATTGA
- a CDS encoding Atu4866 domain-containing protein: protein MTIEESKEYIGMWVTQDGYIRHELLPNNRYDEARGNKKSAYQGSYQVTGNHIDYKDDTGFTADGEFRKGILYHAGMVLFKEN, encoded by the coding sequence ATGACAATAGAAGAGTCAAAAGAATATATTGGAATGTGGGTAACCCAAGATGGATATATCCGTCACGAATTACTTCCAAACAATAGATATGACGAAGCAAGAGGGAATAAAAAAAGTGCTTATCAAGGAAGTTATCAAGTAACAGGAAATCATATTGACTATAAAGACGATACAGGATTCACAGCAGATGGAGAATTCAGAAAAGGCATCCTTTATCACGCAGGAATGGTATTATTTAAAGAAAATTAA
- a CDS encoding SDR family oxidoreductase: MNTKKVWFITGASKGLGLTLTKKLLLQGYNVASTSRNKQSLIKEIGEENEKFLPIEMDLTENENVKKAIETTISHFGRIDVLVNNAGYSQIGTLEELSEKEVEDNFKVNVFGSLNVIRNATQYLRKQKSGHIFNIASIGGYTGNFAGFGIYCSTKFAVAGFTEALAEEMKAFGVYTTIVYPGYFRTDFLSKGSVKTPNNPIEEYKSAREMEQAHLKEIDGNQPNDPEKGAEVLITLNEQENPPVHFFMGEDAHHYANLKIDTIQEALEESRTLGTSTGFKK; encoded by the coding sequence ATGAACACAAAAAAAGTATGGTTTATTACAGGAGCTTCGAAAGGTTTGGGATTAACCTTAACAAAAAAGCTTCTATTACAAGGTTATAATGTTGCCTCTACCTCAAGGAACAAACAATCCTTAATTAAAGAAATTGGAGAAGAAAATGAAAAATTCTTACCAATCGAAATGGATTTAACAGAAAATGAAAATGTTAAGAAAGCTATTGAAACTACGATTAGTCATTTTGGTAGAATTGATGTTTTAGTTAATAACGCAGGCTACAGTCAAATTGGAACTTTAGAAGAGCTTTCAGAAAAAGAAGTGGAAGATAATTTTAAAGTAAATGTGTTTGGTTCTCTAAACGTAATTAGAAATGCCACACAATATTTGCGTAAACAAAAATCGGGACATATTTTCAACATCGCTTCCATAGGTGGTTATACAGGAAATTTTGCAGGTTTTGGAATTTATTGCTCTACAAAATTTGCTGTTGCAGGTTTTACAGAAGCTTTAGCTGAAGAAATGAAAGCGTTTGGAGTATACACAACCATTGTATATCCTGGTTATTTTAGAACCGATTTTTTATCAAAAGGTTCTGTAAAAACACCTAATAATCCAATTGAAGAATATAAATCTGCTCGTGAGATGGAACAAGCACATTTAAAAGAAATTGATGGTAATCAGCCAAATGACCCAGAAAAAGGTGCCGAAGTTTTAATTACTTTAAATGAACAAGAAAATCCTCCAGTACATTTTTTTATGGGGGAAGATGCGCATCATTATGCTAACCTAAAAATAGATACAATTCAGGAAGCTCTGGAAGAAAGCAGAACTTTAGGAACATCTACAGGATTTAAAAAATAA
- a CDS encoding DUF4348 domain-containing protein: protein MKTIKLLTFGTLIFTFLSCKQNGKTQKKIEQNEILDSITINQINVPENVDLEFEVFLKYFNQDSVFQISRVRFPVKSKELDSDYYVIDKIVKKDDYKIIDLTIDPNSETKQYNKYRQQTILKDFEAKIEIRGIDNGIHQYYEFEKIEGKWNLTTWGYLST, encoded by the coding sequence ATGAAAACTATAAAATTACTTACGTTCGGAACATTAATTTTTACTTTTTTAAGCTGTAAACAAAATGGTAAAACTCAAAAGAAAATAGAACAGAATGAAATTTTAGATTCTATAACAATAAATCAAATAAATGTACCTGAAAATGTTGACTTAGAATTTGAAGTTTTCTTAAAATATTTTAATCAAGATTCAGTTTTTCAAATAAGTCGTGTTAGATTTCCAGTTAAGTCAAAGGAATTAGATTCAGACTACTATGTCATTGATAAAATAGTTAAAAAAGATGATTATAAAATAATTGACCTGACTATTGACCCTAATTCGGAAACAAAACAGTATAATAAATATAGACAACAAACTATATTAAAAGATTTTGAAGCAAAAATTGAAATACGTGGAATTGATAATGGAATCCACCAATATTATGAATTTGAAAAAATAGAAGGAAAATGGAATTTAACAACTTGGGGATATTTATCGACATAA
- a CDS encoding IS3 family transposase: protein MKLAPINRNERLYSIGTICNVFDLKRDAYYKFQKRFVIKKQIEQDVLELVRKSRRTLPREGTRKLMRSLKDEFYKYHLKVGRDQLFRILRENRLLIRRKKYSSRTTNSYHRFYKYGNIIKDLKINRPNQVWASDITYIRTIKGFCYLALITDMYSRKIVGYDLSDSLELKGCVRALNKAIYNAKNIDHLIHHSDRGIQYCSNVYTQILKRKKIKISMTEQNHCYENALAERVNGILKDEFYLDQTFTSVVHAKKAAKNAIKLYNSKRLHLSLDFKTPNYVHQDAA, encoded by the coding sequence ATGAAACTAGCACCGATAAACCGTAATGAAAGACTGTATTCGATTGGTACTATCTGTAATGTCTTTGATCTAAAAAGAGATGCCTATTACAAATTCCAAAAACGTTTTGTTATCAAAAAACAGATAGAACAAGATGTACTCGAACTTGTTCGAAAAAGCAGAAGAACACTACCTCGAGAAGGTACCAGAAAACTCATGAGATCATTAAAAGATGAGTTTTATAAGTACCACCTTAAAGTAGGTAGAGACCAGCTGTTCCGTATCTTAAGAGAAAATCGATTGCTCATTAGAAGAAAGAAGTACTCCTCTAGAACCACCAATTCATATCACCGGTTTTACAAGTATGGTAATATTATAAAAGACTTGAAAATCAATAGACCTAATCAGGTTTGGGCATCCGATATTACCTATATCAGAACCATAAAAGGATTCTGTTACCTAGCATTGATTACAGACATGTATTCCCGTAAAATCGTTGGATACGACCTAAGTGATAGCCTAGAGCTAAAAGGGTGTGTCAGAGCTTTAAATAAGGCTATTTACAATGCTAAGAACATTGATCACCTTATTCATCACTCGGACAGAGGTATTCAATATTGCAGTAACGTCTATACCCAAATACTAAAAAGAAAGAAAATTAAAATCAGTATGACAGAACAAAATCATTGCTATGAAAACGCCCTAGCCGAAAGGGTTAACGGTATTTTAAAAGATGAATTCTATCTTGATCAAACATTTACCAGTGTGGTCCATGCTAAAAAAGCAGCCAAAAATGCCATCAAATTATACAACTCTAAAAGATTGCATTTATCTTTAGATTTTAAAACACCTAATTACGTGCATCAAGATGCCGCTTAA
- a CDS encoding transposase translates to MYTKHFKYMYKNDGYVKRYSESFKLKVLAELTKGNHSKRQIALTYGIQSSTINVWIKKYDRKDLMNTRVTVQTDDELSRIKALQKELKQLKDLLIKKDLDKLVTDSYLEVAAENLGYRDVEELKKNLNIKP, encoded by the coding sequence ATGTATACAAAACACTTCAAGTATATGTATAAAAATGATGGATATGTAAAACGCTATAGTGAGAGCTTTAAGCTTAAAGTCTTGGCAGAACTTACCAAAGGAAACCATTCCAAAAGACAAATTGCATTAACTTACGGTATACAATCCAGTACTATAAATGTATGGATCAAAAAGTATGATCGTAAAGATTTAATGAACACCCGTGTAACCGTGCAAACAGACGATGAACTTTCCCGTATCAAAGCCCTTCAAAAAGAGCTGAAACAACTTAAGGACCTTCTTATTAAAAAGGACCTAGACAAACTGGTGACCGACAGCTATCTTGAGGTAGCCGCCGAAAACCTGGGCTATAGAGATGTTGAAGAATTAAAAAAAAACTTAAACATAAAGCCTTGA
- a CDS encoding alpha/beta fold hydrolase — MKNSILILTIIFCGIIGKAQSIEKIVLDENDDLSGYYLAVKPQTEKIDAVLVLLPGFGQNAESIFPETKLHNVGYLNNILTIGFASGTKLYADKETQVKLSIVLKDVLDRYEIENTKFVIGGFSAGGTVALRYAELCKQYPDKFPISPKGVFVVDSPIDIFKFYELLEENIENKYSKIAVQEAEWVTNLIKEDHGIPKDNIDYYKEINPFSMKKKYGENEKWLKDMAVRTYHDVDIEWRLVQRNQPVSTQSYLVTSELINRLLLMGNQKAEFMQSYKTGYRSNGTRHPHSWSIVDEVECIQWLKKIVE, encoded by the coding sequence ATGAAAAATTCAATTCTTATTTTAACAATTATTTTTTGTGGAATAATCGGAAAAGCCCAATCTATTGAAAAGATTGTACTTGATGAAAATGATGATCTCAGCGGTTATTATTTAGCAGTAAAACCTCAAACTGAAAAAATAGATGCAGTTTTAGTACTTCTTCCTGGTTTTGGACAAAATGCTGAAAGTATTTTTCCTGAAACAAAATTACACAATGTCGGGTACCTAAATAACATTTTGACAATTGGATTTGCCTCTGGCACAAAACTATATGCAGACAAAGAAACGCAAGTGAAACTTTCAATTGTTCTTAAAGATGTACTTGATAGATATGAAATAGAGAATACAAAATTTGTAATAGGTGGTTTTTCGGCAGGTGGTACTGTCGCTCTACGATACGCTGAATTATGTAAGCAGTATCCTGACAAATTCCCAATTAGCCCTAAAGGTGTTTTTGTCGTGGATTCGCCTATAGATATTTTCAAATTTTACGAATTACTAGAAGAAAATATTGAAAATAAGTATAGTAAGATTGCAGTTCAAGAAGCTGAATGGGTAACGAATCTTATAAAAGAGGATCATGGAATACCAAAAGACAATATTGATTATTACAAAGAAATAAATCCATTTTCAATGAAAAAAAAATATGGAGAAAATGAAAAATGGCTCAAAGATATGGCAGTTAGAACATATCATGATGTCGATATTGAATGGAGACTTGTTCAACGAAACCAACCTGTAAGTACACAAAGCTATCTAGTAACTTCAGAATTAATAAATCGTCTTTTATTAATGGGTAATCAAAAAGCGGAATTTATGCAATCTTACAAAACTGGCTACAGAAGTAATGGAACTAGACACCCCCATTCTTGGTCAATTGTGGATGAAGTTGAATGTATTCAGTGGTTGAAAAAGATTGTGGAATAA
- a CDS encoding cation transporter — MKKTTFEITKMDCPSEENLIRMKLDGISGIVNLDFDIPNRKLTVFHNEEIEQIEKSVIELNLGGKKISTEQTDKTEFKENVNQKKLLWSVLAINFAFFIIEMATGLISKSMGLVADSLDMLADSFVYGISLFAVGGTLIKKKRIAKLAGYFQITLAIIGFVEVLRRFFGDEKLPDFSTMIIVSIFALIANGICLYILQKSKSKEETHMKASLIFTSNDVIINLGVIIAGILVNWLSSNTPDLIIGTVVFVLVIQGAFRILKLSK; from the coding sequence ATGAAAAAAACGACATTTGAAATAACAAAAATGGATTGTCCTTCAGAGGAAAATTTAATACGAATGAAATTAGACGGAATTTCAGGTATTGTGAATTTGGATTTTGACATTCCAAACCGAAAATTGACCGTTTTTCACAACGAAGAAATAGAACAAATTGAAAAGTCCGTTATTGAACTGAATTTAGGTGGAAAGAAAATCTCAACCGAGCAGACTGACAAAACAGAATTTAAAGAAAATGTAAACCAAAAAAAACTACTTTGGTCTGTCCTCGCAATCAACTTTGCTTTTTTCATTATCGAAATGGCAACAGGATTAATATCAAAATCAATGGGACTTGTTGCAGATAGTCTCGATATGCTTGCGGACAGTTTTGTGTATGGAATTAGCTTATTTGCAGTTGGCGGAACGTTGATTAAGAAAAAACGGATTGCAAAGCTTGCTGGATATTTTCAGATAACACTTGCGATTATCGGATTTGTAGAAGTTCTAAGAAGGTTTTTCGGAGACGAGAAACTTCCAGATTTTTCAACAATGATTATCGTTTCGATTTTTGCACTAATAGCAAATGGAATTTGTCTTTACATTTTACAAAAATCAAAGAGCAAAGAAGAGACACATATGAAAGCGAGTTTGATTTTCACTTCGAATGATGTAATTATAAATTTGGGAGTAATAATTGCAGGAATTTTAGTGAATTGGTTAAGTTCTAATACACCCGATTTGATTATAGGAACAGTCGTTTTTGTATTGGTAATTCAAGGTGCATTTCGAATACTGAAATTGAGTAAGTAA
- a CDS encoding DUF3703 domain-containing protein → MKLYTSIPKELKPYFNTELEKYRTENISGNLFNAWNHLERAHIIGQKYPYAHTLVHWKMLKFGFKIKSGKEIFGQIPRLIFGGVKSFVGKIPIGNPGGANVPLLKSFPIKKELQDIFTNAGV, encoded by the coding sequence ATGAAACTTTATACTTCAATACCAAAAGAATTAAAACCTTATTTCAACACAGAATTAGAGAAATACAGAACTGAAAATATCTCTGGAAATTTATTCAATGCTTGGAATCATTTGGAACGTGCTCATATAATCGGACAAAAATATCCTTATGCACATACTTTAGTCCATTGGAAAATGCTAAAATTTGGATTTAAAATCAAAAGCGGAAAAGAAATATTTGGTCAGATTCCAAGACTAATTTTTGGAGGTGTTAAATCCTTTGTTGGTAAAATTCCAATTGGTAATCCAGGAGGAGCCAATGTTCCTCTTCTAAAGTCATTTCCGATAAAAAAGGAATTACAAGATATTTTCACAAACGCTGGAGTCTAA
- a CDS encoding Fur family transcriptional regulator, producing the protein MQTVDEILKIKNVKNTAVRTVVLRHLLSQEKAQSLKDIENALIYTDRSSIFRTLKTFEENKIIHSIEDGSGMIKYAVCAEGCNCDPEDLHYHFYCNNCNKTFCLFDVPFQNIELPENFKIQQANMVVKGLCNNCNK; encoded by the coding sequence ATGCAAACCGTCGATGAAATCCTTAAAATAAAAAATGTAAAAAATACCGCAGTTCGAACTGTGGTTTTGAGACATCTTTTAAGTCAAGAAAAAGCACAGTCTCTAAAAGATATCGAAAACGCATTAATCTATACAGACAGGAGTTCTATTTTTCGAACTTTGAAAACGTTTGAAGAGAACAAAATTATACATAGCATAGAAGATGGTTCAGGTATGATAAAATATGCTGTTTGTGCAGAAGGATGTAACTGCGACCCAGAAGACTTACACTACCACTTTTATTGTAATAACTGCAACAAAACATTTTGTCTTTTTGACGTTCCTTTTCAAAACATCGAACTTCCCGAAAACTTCAAAATACAACAAGCTAATATGGTTGTAAAAGGATTATGTAACAACTGCAACAAATAA
- a CDS encoding single-stranded DNA-binding protein, producing the protein MNALRNSVQLIGNLGNDPEIVNLDSGTKLAKFTIATSDSYKNAQGEKVEDTQWHNIVAWGKTAEIVENFLVKGKQVAVEGKLMHRSYETKEGEKRYITEIKCNELLMLGK; encoded by the coding sequence ATGAACGCACTTAGAAATTCAGTACAGTTGATTGGTAATTTAGGAAATGATCCAGAAATCGTAAATTTAGATAGCGGCACCAAGCTCGCAAAGTTTACCATTGCTACCAGCGATTCTTATAAGAACGCTCAAGGCGAAAAAGTAGAAGATACCCAGTGGCATAATATTGTAGCGTGGGGAAAAACAGCAGAAATTGTAGAAAACTTTTTGGTCAAAGGAAAACAAGTAGCGGTAGAAGGTAAATTAATGCACCGGTCTTACGAAACCAAAGAAGGGGAGAAGCGCTATATCACAGAGATTAAATGTAATGAACTATTAATGTTGGGGAAGTAA